From the Theropithecus gelada isolate Dixy chromosome 16, Tgel_1.0, whole genome shotgun sequence genome, the window TTGGGGAGGGGTGCAGGAGCTCCTGGAGTCCTCTAacaccttccccccaccccaggcccaaGCACTAGACACCTTCTTGGATCCAACCCTGTTTAAGAACAGAAAGGCAAAAGGAGAGGCCTGGGAGGGGTATGCCATCCCCATCCCAGCCCAAGTCCCCACCTCCCAAGCAGAAACCAGGAGCATGGGGGAAGCCTCGACTGACCTCCCAGGAAGGGCCAGAGCTGAGTGGTGCCTGGACCAGGGAAGACGGCACGCACGTTGACTCGGTAGCAAGTGGAGGTATCTGGGGGTCGCAAGGGGCAGGGACCCCCCACGAAATTCATGCAGCATTCAAAGTGAGTGTTTGGGGGTGACAGGAGAGGACAGAGAAACAGCCAGTGGGTGGGGGTGGTGCCCTAGATCTTGCTGTTCTCCAGGTGGGAGTCAATGTGTTTGATGAGGGCATCATCCGGGTACCCGACAGGGAAACCCAGCTGGCAGAGGGGGCAGCTGCGGATGTCGGAGCCCACCGTCTCCATCAGCAACTGTGGGGAGAGAAGGAAGTCACTTATGGTCCCCAGCCCCCACTCATGGTACCCACATCCCAGCCTGCCCTGTCCCAGGAcccagggcaggcagggctgTGGCATGCAGGAGGGGTTCAGCCACCCTTTCTTCAGCACCGTCCTCCCCCACACCAGCTCAGTGTCCACGCACTTGCCCAGGGACAGGGTCCCCAGGAGGCAGGTATGAGAGAGTCACTGCTCAGCTTGCCACAGCATCTGTGGTAAGGAGGGAAACCAAGACCCAGACATGCCCCCAGAGTGACTAAGACACAGCTCCCGGATAACTCAAAGCAATGGACAATCCTAAACAAGGTACAAccccaaaataattttctgtctggCTTTGGAGTATATTTTGGTCTTTCCAGGTTGCAATGGGTGGCTTTCACATTCAGGGAACTCATTATTTCAGTGAAACGATTGAGCCCTGAGATAGGCTTCTGTCTTTCAGGACTGACAGAAAAGGGCAAGCGCTCTGAGGCCTGAAGGAGGGAGCTGGATAAACAGGCCTGTTCGTGTGTTGGCTGGTGGCCTGCTATGGTCAGTAGCCACCATCACCATAGCCAATATAATAGCAAATGcttgagccaggcactgtgctgactGCTTTAGGCTCACTGCCTGCTTCTTAAGAACCCTATAAGGTAATCAGATACTAtaatcattatccccattttgcagatgagaataTTGAGGATCAGAAAGGATAAGTAACTTGCACAAGGTCCCACAGCTATTAAGTGCTGGTGTTCGGAATCAAAGGCAGAACTGTCACTCACTCCAAAGACCATATCCTCATCCAAGGAAATGAACGAAATCTTAATGGGGCAGGCCCCAATTTCTGGTGACAGATGACCTCGGGAAAGGGAGGTGAAGGGACCTAGACTGTGGCCCGGGGTTCAAGGAGGGTGAATAGTTTGTGTGCTGACACCCGAAAGGGGCAGGGCCCCCAACGGAGCGTGAAGCTCTGGGGTCTCAATCTCAAGGCCCGGTCCAAGGTGGGCGGAACGCGGGCGCCCCACTCACGTTGATGGACGGCCAGGACTGCGCGTGCTCGGCGTGGGCGTAGGCGGTGGCGGCTGGCGACTCCGGGATGGGGAAGCCCGCGCAGAAGGAGGCGCAGCGGATAGTGCCCACCTCCGGGCTGGGCGGGCTGGTGGGCACAACCCACTCGTCCTCCTCCGACGGCTGCTTCTCGAAGCGCAGCCGGATGCCCTCGAAGGCGCGCCGCGGGCTGAGGGGCCTGCCGGGGCCGTAGAGCTCGCTGCCGTAGGCCCGGGGCTTGGGGAGCGTGGCCGCCTCGGCCTGCAGCCAGGGCGGGGAGGCGCCCATGTAGGCCGCGCCCTCCGCCAGCTCTGAGTAGCTGCGGCGGCCCTGGAAGCCGGCCTTCACGTGGTGGCTGGGCGGCTTGGCGTAGGCGCGCTCGGCCAGCGTCCTCTCGcccggcgggggcggcggcggcggcctgGGCTGCGGGGCCGGGCAGCTGGGGGGCACCGGGGAACGGCGCTGCGGGCTGGGGGACTGGCACGGCGGCGGCACCGGCGAGCGGCGCTGCGGGACGGGCGACGGGCAGGAGGGCGAGGCCGGAGAGCGGCGCTGCTGCGGCGAGGGGCACGGGGGCACGGGAGAGCGGCGCTGGGGGACGGGGGACTGGCACGGGGGGCAAGGGGGAGCCGCTCGGGCaggcggggagggggaggggcacTGGGGGGCCGGCGAGTGGCGCTGTGACAGTGGCGAGTGCCTCTGGCCTGGAAAAGAAACCGGGACGGGGTCGGGGGACAAAAGTGCAGAGAGAAGACCTCAGAACTGGAGCGCCAGGGGCTTGCCCGGACCCATGCCCACCAACTCCAGGccacaggaaaggaaataaagggtGGTTCCCAGGACCAAGATGGTTGCCATGGCTACCGGCTCCTTCCCGGGTCCCGCCGCagcctcccctgccctgccccatctCACCGCCACTCCGGGCCTGCTCCTGCAACAGAGTCCTCAAGATTTTCCCCTGTAGGGAACTCAACTCCCGAAGCCGGCCCAGCTCCTCTGTCAGCTCGGTGTAGGCCAGCGCCAAATTCACCCTGAAGTCAGAGGGCAGTGGGGAAGACAAGAAGGGCAATGAGTCTACCGTCCCAGCTGTGGAGGAAGAACTGGCTCTGCCCCAGCATCTGGCCCCACCATGCTCCCTCCCACCCGCAGGGTGCTCCTACCCCAACTGCGGAAATCCTCCCTACCTTTAAGGTCCAGCTCAAAAGCCACCTCTTCCAGGGAGCATGCTGAGACCCATTCCCTGGGCTAGGGCAGTGGTTCCCAGCCTAAGTGCAGGGACAGGGAACAGAGATTCCAAATCCCTGAATCCCTGCGTGCATCAGGCACTGTCCGTGGCCTGAACACAGCTCATACAGGTATGTGTGAATGTTTTTCTAATCTGTGCAAAAGCTGTGATGATGAATTGAAGCATGGATTCATTAAAAAGCTGTACTGAATTTATAGTAGCTTCTGTCACTGTGAATTTTCTCAAGCAGTGCATACTAAAAGTGTTGTAAGTATAATCTGTGTACTGGGAGTGGGATCCATGAAGAGTCCTCACCTTTGAAAAGGTTGGGGACCCTGCTGCATAGAATAGCTCATTCCATAAGTGAAGATGGTTTCCTGGCTGGTGGAGGTGCTAACTGATAAACTTAACCACAAGCCAACCCAATTCCAtgtccactgcacctggctccacCTCAAAGCTGCCTCTGGGCTCTTTTCAGCCTTGCCCCTCCCAGGACCTCCTTGCTGTACAACTCCACCAAGGCCTTAACACTGAGATCTTTGTGAACAGTTGCTGTACACTGCACACTTGCAGGGAGTGCCAGTCACACCGGGCACTTCTCAAAGGCTGCCTTGTTCTAGAACTTTATGGGGAGTTCCTTGATGGTGAGGATTATGTCATTGTATTTATATTCCCAGCACCTTGTCCAGGGCGTGGAAACCAGCAGATGTTCAGTAAGTGGATAAGGCATTTGAGCCTCtccctccatttttctttctccctccctttcttcctccctgcttCCTGTTCAGGCATCTTGGGCACCCACCCTCATGGAGCTGGAACAGACTTGGCAAGGAACCTCACCCACTTCCTTTTCCCCTCCTTTCTAGGTCATTTGCAACCCAGAACCATGGAAGGTCATCACTCCACTGCTCTCTGCCTTCTCCCCCTGTGGCCTGCGAGGTCCCAGGAGCCCTCCCTGACCTTATGGGAGGCTCTGCCATGCCCTTGGGCCCTGCCTTCATCACTGTTCTGAGTGTGGACAGAGCTTTGAATCTCCCTGAAGGCAGAGATTTGGGTTTCTTTGGCTCTCCCCACCTCCAACTCCAGAAGGGACTCAGGAACTTAGTGGAAGCTGGAGCTGGGAGAAAATACCAGGTGTCACTCCACACAGATCTCCTCTCAGGGGAGGTCTTGTCCCAGGACAGAGACGTCAAGGGGGCCCAAGTTCTAAAGCCTGGAGGGCCCTATCCCCATCCCATAGTGATGGACATGTGGATGGGAGAGTGTGAAGACAGCTGTGAGGCCAGGCTGATGAATGAGGAAAGGGGTGAATGAgcataggggtgtgtgtgtgtgtgtgtgtttgtgtgtgtgtgtgtgtgtgtgtgtctaaccctaaaggagaggaggggaagtcGTGAGGTTAGGGCTTCAGAGGGCAGGAAAAGAGAAGTGGAGAGGGCAGATGACTAGGCTCCCTGCTCCGCTCACTGGCTCTCTCTTACTAATCCTGGGGCCGAAACTGCCCCTCCCACAAGACTATTTTTAACCCATTTGGGCCAAAGCCAAATTACTGCAAATGGGCCAGGTCTCTGGGAGACAGCCCTCTTCTTAGGGAGGGAGAGTCCTTGCCACCCATCTGATGGtgagcagggctgggcaggcAGAGAGTCCTAGAAGCTGCTGGGGAGACCCTGCGGCCTCCATCCCATCACATCTCAGCCCTTGTTTTTGTTAAATGTGTCCTGTGCCCCCTCACCCTCAGCTCATGGGTCTGTGGGAAGAAACGGCGTCTCCCCGATCAGACTGGGAAGTCCAGGTGTGTCCCACATCAAATTGGGGACTCCCTAAGGGAAGGCTCCCCCTCCAGACCGAGGACATCTGTGGGCAGGAGCTCTGTGTCCCCCATCAGACTGGGGGCTTTCGGAGGGCAGGATCATGCTATCTCCTTGACAgcaggggcaggagagggctctggGCAGGGCACAGACAGTGTGTGGTCCTCTATACACACAGACAAAGCTTCTCTCCCCATCCACTTTCACTGCTGTATCTCAGGCGACAGATACAGGTCGTTGTCTTCACACCCCTCCTCAGAAATCTCACCTGCCACACTCAGTTCCCAGGCCCCTGTCACTCCCCTGCTTACCTCCCTCCCCTTGTCAGGAGCTACTCCAGTTTCTACCACCCAGCCCCTGGCATCCTTCTCACAGTGAAACAGACAGGGTGGccaaaaatggaaggaagaagcCCCTGGCCCAGAATGCCCAGCCCCTCTCCCAGCTCTGCCCCCTGGGGCCTGAGGCAGGGGGGTTCTGTCCACTGAGAACTTCAGGCAACCCTCACAAAGACTGCTAAGTCCCATGCAAGGTGATTGACCTGACCTCCTCCTGATGCCCCATGGCCTTTTGGGACCTCCCCCTTCATTGAGtgtctctctccatctcaagaTGCACAGGCCTGGGCCGCTGAAGATGCTAACGACCTGAATGACTCACTGAAAACACTGCcaattcagtggaaaaaaaaatctcaacttcACAACACAACCAAGAGTTGCACACGTGCACCGAAATACACATTCCATTTCCTGGCTTCCTGGCCCACACCTGAGCGCTTTTTTCACCATCATGACTCTTTGGGAAGAATGGGTCAGGTAAATGGCAGCAGATGGCTGCATCTGGATGCTGCTTTATTGCTTACATGATAGGAATAAGTTCTGAGTCTTTCAGAACCTAGGAGGCACCCAGAGAGAAAAGAATCAGATGATCTGTATGAGTGCTCACCCCAGGCCAGGCACTCTGCTGAAAACTTTATTCATCTCCACAACAACCCTACGACATTGCGACTGTTACCTTCATTTTagggatgagaaaactgaggcttacagaggTTAAGTTACTTGACCAAAATCACAAAGCCTACTAGTAATGGAGTTGCTGGGATGGGAGCTCTGTCCCCTAGACTCCAAAGTCCAGGCTACTGACCATTATGCTATACTGTCCCCCAAAGAATCGGGAAGCAGGGGAGAGGAAAGGCAAGGCAGCAGCAGAAGGGAAAGACAAAGAGGAGGCGGGGGCTGGGGACATTGGCAGTGGCCTGGAAGCCCTGAGAATCACCACCCCTTCCTTGGGGGTGATAGGCACATGTGGAAATGGAAGATCAGAGCAATTAAGAGGctggctcaaggtcacagagtggCAGTGGCACACAGCAGATTCAAACGCAGGTTCTTGGCACCTCAAGCTGGCAACTTCGGAGGTGCCAGAgagcaaatggcagagctggcATGAAGGAGGGACCCTGGGCTGCGAATATTCCATCCTTCACATCCTTTCATTCAGTCTTTCCACGAATAATTCACGGATCTCACACACTTTTCCAGAAACGATAATCATCATTGTACTGTTAAAGCAACTGAGATCAGTAAGGTCTGTGACCTAAGCGACCTCCTCTGTAAAAGGCCTCTTTCTGCCCAAACCAGCTGCAAGACACTTGAGATCTCGCATGCTCCGTGCTGCCCTGGAGCCAGGTGAGGATGCCTCAGGGTCAGAATTCAGGTTAGTGCGGTGTCACGGTGTCACGGCATTAGAGCTGGGGACGGCCTTGAGGACAGGATTAAAGGAGCCAGCGTCAGACTAGGAGTGGGGTTGATGTAGCACGTGGCCAAAATTATGGACAGAGTTGAGGATCAGGATCAGGAATAGGGTTAGAGTCAGGGATGGGAGCAGTAAAAGGGTTAGGATTAGGGTTAGGTTTAGAGCTGTTCATCTGGTCAGCATCATTGTCTGATACAGAATTGGGAGGAAAACAGAAATCCAACCTTCCTGGGCCCTTCCATCCTTGCTTGAAGCTGCCCCCCGCTGCCCCAGCCACCTCACCCCTGTGGGTGAATTTAGGGACCAAACTTTCCACCACCCACAGGCACACCCAGCATCAGTCTTCCCGCCCGACCCTCGGGGAGGGGACCACAGGCACCGGGCCGTGGAGCGGACTTGAGGTTGCGGGCCggtggggaggaggaagttgcTTTGCAACAACCCAGTGCTCCACCACTTCCTTTCGGGCGCCTTGAGCCCCTTCACTCTCCTCGACCAGCTATGACTGGTGGGTTCCCCAAAGCCTGGCTCTTCGTGGCAGCCCCTGCCACCAATCCACCAGAGCTCCCGGGTCTAGAAAGCCGTCCCAGATGCAGCTGATTGGAGCAGCTCAGGGCTAGGCCTGGAAACCAGAGTTCACATAGGCGGGGTGCCCAGAGATCCCAGTTGGCCTAGGACTGTCCCGGTTCACACTAGTTGCCCcagcataattattaatagtgccCCCTTTCAGTTTCAAAAGTGATCCAGTCTGGTCAACAAATCACACAGTCGTCCCTCATATAAGGGCCTTCTACCTGAAGAAGAACCTGAACCAGAAACACACCACCGAGGCGCCATCACCCCATCTGCTCAGGACCCACTTGGCATCTGCACTGAACTTCTTACTGAACTTCTCAGATTACTTCacttctctgcacctcagtttgctcatctgtaaaagggggatGATACCTACATCGCgtttgtgagaatgaaatgagattttGTAGGTAAATTGCTCACATAGTGTCTGGCATGGACAAAAAAAGTTCAGGGGAGTGCCTAGGAGACAAGTGGAGAAAGGGGGATACTTGCTTTGAGACTTTTCTTGGAGACACCAGCCTAGTGGCTTCAGTTTAAGGAGGGAAGATGGGCGTTTCCCATCGAGGAAGAGGGCGCGGGCACGAGCTGCCCCCGACCCTGCTGGCAGGCAAAGCACCAAGGACTAGGGCTGAAAGCCCACACATCCCTCAGACTCGCCTAGAGCCCTTCACCAGGCTCTGGGAGCCCCCGAGGCTGCAAGTGCTCAGGGGTTAACTCCGGTGAGTGCAGCGAGGGTGCCCTGGCCGAAGGAGACTTGAAAGAAAGGAAGTAGGGAGGGTGAGAAGCGTGAAGGGGGAGGCCCTGGGCCTGCTGGTTCTGGGGCATGAGGCTACGCTCAGGGTATGCGGGGGTCTCCGACTTCCGTCCTGACCCACCCCACGCTGCCCTTGACCTCCGTGCAGAGTTTCCATCCTCTCTCTCGAGTTCACACTTCTTCCCACCACTAACCGCAGCCCACGCAGAGGCTTGTGGGTGGAGAGAGGGGTAGGGGGGAGGTGGTGCGGAAAAGGGCCCGGGCTGCAGCGCTGAGCCCCCAGcgttgggaagaaagaaaggccTACAGTTTTTCCCTCATCGCCCATACTGAGTCCCCATCTTCTCCTAGATGGACCCTGCACAGATGAGCCCACCCTTACTGGGTCCTCATTCCCCTCACAGACCCCGTGTCCCCTCAGAGCCCTTATCCCCCTCAAGGAGTCCCCTCCTAATTTCCCCTCCCCCTCAGCATGGCCACAGCCTCATAAAGGCCCCACTCTGGAACCCCAGACTGGGGAGCTGGGCCCAGAGAGAAAGGGGCTGTGGGTGCTGCACCTCCCACCTGGGCTGCGACCCCCCCAAGGGGTCTTCACCTCCCTGTGTATCCTCAGGAGCAGGGTGGGCtctgctcccactgcctccctCATCACTGCCTTTGGCCTCTGCGTGACCCCCAGTGGCTCTTCCTCTGGGGCAATTTGTCTCCCTGGGCTCTGTCCCCAGGAGCTAGGTTAACCAAACCATGGGTTTCCCAGGGGGTCAGACC encodes:
- the TBKBP1 gene encoding TANK-binding kinase 1-binding protein 1; this translates as MESMFEDDISILTQEALGPSEVWLDGPGDPSLGDDMCSASHFALITAYGDIKERLGGLERENATLRRRLKVYEIKYPLISDFGEEHGFSLYEIKDGSLLEVEKVSLQQRLNQFQHELQKNKEQEEQLGEMIQAYEKLCVEKSDLETELGEMRALVETHLRQICGLEQQLRQQQGLRDAAFSNLSPPPAPAPPCADLDLHYLALRGGSGLSHAGWPGPTPSVSDLERRRLEEALEAAQGEARGAQLREEQLQAECERLQGELKQLQETRAQDLASNQSERDMAWVKRVGDDQVNLALAYTELTEELGRLRELSSLQGKILRTLLQEQARSGGQRHSPLSQRHSPAPQCPSPSPPARAAPPCPPCQSPVPQRRSPVPPCPSPQQRRSPASPSCPSPVPQRRSPVPPPCQSPSPQRRSPVPPSCPAPQPRPPPPPPPGERTLAERAYAKPPSHHVKAGFQGRRSYSELAEGAAYMGASPPWLQAEAATLPKPRAYGSELYGPGRPLSPRRAFEGIRLRFEKQPSEEDEWVVPTSPPSPEVGTIRCASFCAGFPIPESPAATAYAHAEHAQSWPSINLLMETVGSDIRSCPLCQLGFPVGYPDDALIKHIDSHLENSKI